In the genome of Polynucleobacter sp. TSB-Sco08W16, the window AAATGCTCTGCATTAGTTCTCACTCTAGATTTACAAATATTGGGGCAGCGTCATAAAGATTTGAAAAACGGTTTATCTGCACCGCCTAAATTGACTATCGCCAATATGATCAATATGGCAACCAAGCCGCGTTGGTGCCTTGGTATGGCAATGACTCCACGTAGAACCTTCCGCAATATCGTTGGGCATGCTACTGGTGTTGGCAATATGTCTTCCCTGTCCTCCTGGACGGCAGAGCAGTTTGACCCAGGCCTCAACTGGGGTGATGTGGAGTGGATTAAAAAACTGTGGGGTGGCAAGCTCATTATTAAAGGCATTCTGGATGAAGGTGATGCACGCCTAGCAGCGAATTCTGGAGCAGATGCGTTGATCGTCTCCAACCATGGCGGTCGTCAATTGGATGGTGCAATTTCAAGCATCAAGGCGTTACCAGGAATCGTAGATGCTGTCGGCAAAGATATTGAAGTATGGATGGATGGCGGCATTCGATCAGGTCAGGATGTATTAAAAGCCTGGGCCTTGGGTGCTCGTGGCACCATGATTGGTCGCCCCTTCCTGTATGGCTTGGGTGCCATGGGTGAAGCTGGCGTTACCAAGTGTTTAGAGCTTATTCATAATGAAATGGATATCACCATGGCATTTACAGGTCATCGCGATATTCAAAATGTAACCAAAGATATTCTTTATCCAGGAACCTTCTAAATTTCTTATCTTCTTAACCACCCAGCCCTTGTCTTTGGAATTTCATTCCTAGTCTTTGCTTTATCAGTATGGTTTGGTAACGCAGTACTAAGCCGCTACCGCACCAAAGATACTGAGACCTCAGAAGATCTTGGTGTCATCCAAACTGCAACGTTAACATTGCTAGCCCTGATTATTGGCTTTACCTTTTCCATGGCTATTGATCGCCATGACAATCGAGAAACCCTTGAAGAGGGCGAGGCTAATGCGATTAGCACTGAGTATCTTCGAGCTGATCTTCTACCAAGCAAAGCCTCTGCAAGAACCAAGGATCTTCTCAACCAGTACCTTGACCAGCGCATCCTTTTCTATTCAAGACAAAGCAAAGAGAAGATTGAAGAAATTCATCAAAAAACCGATGAACTACAAAACGCAATGTGGAACGAAATACTCCCATTCGCTAGATCTCAACCAGGGGCAACTACCGCTTTAATAGTCTCAGGAATGAATGATGTTTTGAATTCCCAAGGCTATGTGCAAGCGGCGTGGTGGAATCGCATCCCCTATCCCGCTTGGGCTTTGATGGCGGCGATTGCGGTATGCGCCAACCTATTGGTCGGCTTTGGTGCACGCAACTTTAAGCGGAATATTGGCTTGTTCATGATCTTCCCCTTTGTGGTCGCAGTCTCCTTTTTTCTGATTGCAGATATCGACAGCCCCAGAGGCGGGGTGATTCGCATTGAAGCGCGCAATCTCACGACGCTCAAACAAAATTTAACTCCTAAGATGAATCTCAACAATACATCCTCGACAAACCATTAAGTTTTACCAAATAGGCGGTAATCATGAAACGTGTTGTAGATGTGTTTAAGAACCGCGGACGTGAATTGGTTTGGACTTATGTCATTCACCTACAGAATGATGATGAATTTCATCCTGGGCAGCTTGATTTTGAAGTGGAGGCCCTCAGGCTTTCACAGCTTGATAAAAGAGGTCTTATCAGCGAACTCAGCGCAAAAGTTCGACTGACTAATTAAGACTCTGAATTAGCCCTATAGGGAGCATTGCCACTCAGATCTTTATCATGTGAATTGATCTTTATAAATTCACTGTATGTTGCGCAATCACTACCACCCTCTTTCTATCGTATTCCACTGGTTCATTTTTATTCTAGTTGTGCTCGCCCTTGGAGTCATAGAACTTAAAGGTCAGTTTCCTAAAGGTAGCGAACCCCGCGAGCTATGTAAAACTATCCACGGCCTTTTTGGGCAGCTCATTTTCTTCGCGATGGCTTTACGCCTACTTGCTCGCTGGATCTATGGAGTTCCAGAGCCCTTGAACCTTAATCGCGCTCTCAATATTTTCGCTAAAACAATGCACTGGGCACTGTACGTCCTGCTGCTAGCGTTGCCCATTATGGGATTTGTCTTTCTTCAGGCAGGTGGCAAAGAAGTTCATTTTTTCGGCTGGGTCTGGCCAGAGCTAATCACTCCGAATCTGGCTATTAAGAAGATCTTTAAGGAAGCGCACGAATGGCTTGGTAACGCCTTGTACTTCCTCATTGGCATTCATGCAGCCTCTGCCCTGTGGCATCACTACATTCTAAAAGATGCTACCCTGCGTCGCATGTTGAATAAAATCAAGACTTCAAACTAAATAGAGGAAATATCACCATGAAGCCGCTTTCTAAAAAAGCCAAGCTAGTAGTCAGTTGGACAGCTCTCATGACCGTTGTTGGTACTGCAGTTTTGCATCAATGGCAATTTTTTGCTCTGGGATGTCTCTCCATTGTTTTAATATTAATTGGCAATCACTACAACTTGCTAAACGATCCTACAGATAAAAAATAAGACCCCACTGCCGAAGCGGTGAGGTCTTTACTATTTATTAACTGCGGTTCTTTTAGAGAGTTGGGTAATCGGTGTACCCAAGCTCTTGACCACCATAAAAAGTAGTGCGGTTATATGGGTTAAGGGATGCGTTCTTTTGGAAGCGTTCAGCCAGATCTGGATTGGAGATATACAGACGACCATACGCTACCGCATCCGCTAGACCCTCTTCCAAAACCTTCTCACCCATCGTCTGGTCGTAACCACCTGCGGTAATAAATTGACCTTGGTAAGCCTTGCGGAACATTTCAGATGTAATCGGAGCATCTTCATACACTTGATCGCCCCCACCAGCGCTGGTGGAACGTGGCTCGATCATATGAACATAGGCCAACTTGTAGGTATTTAACTTATGGATTGCTGCAGTAAATAGGGCAACTGGGTCGCTATCTGCCATATCATTAAATGTCCCATAAGGTGAAAGACGTACGCCGACCCGATCACTTGGAAATACTTTACTTACCGACTCAATCACTTCGCCCAATAAGCGCAATCGATTTTCAATCGAACCACCATACTGATCAGTACGCTGGTTAGTTTTGTCTTGCAGGAACTGATCTAATAAGTAGCCGTTTGCAGAATGAATTTCAATACCATCAAAACCTGCAGCTTTTGCATTCATTGCCGCCATCTCAAACTCTTTGAGTAGACGCGCAATATCATCCAGGCTCATTGCTTTGGGTGTCTCATAGTCATGCAGCTTCCAGTCAGCACCATAGGTTTGACCAGAAGCAGCGATCGCAGAAGGGGCCTCAGGCAAACCTTGCTCTGGATGCAAGGAG includes:
- a CDS encoding alkene reductase, which translates into the protein MSGKEIMFSPVQLGSIQLKNRLVMAPLTRMRAIAGDVPNPLAKTYYAQRASAGLIITEATQISPLGMGYPATPGIYSAAQTAAWKEIVDAVHAKGGAIVAQLWHVGRISHSSLHPEQGLPEAPSAIAASGQTYGADWKLHDYETPKAMSLDDIARLLKEFEMAAMNAKAAGFDGIEIHSANGYLLDQFLQDKTNQRTDQYGGSIENRLRLLGEVIESVSKVFPSDRVGVRLSPYGTFNDMADSDPVALFTAAIHKLNTYKLAYVHMIEPRSTSAGGGDQVYEDAPITSEMFRKAYQGQFITAGGYDQTMGEKVLEEGLADAVAYGRLYISNPDLAERFQKNASLNPYNRTTFYGGQELGYTDYPTL
- a CDS encoding cytochrome b encodes the protein MLRNHYHPLSIVFHWFIFILVVLALGVIELKGQFPKGSEPRELCKTIHGLFGQLIFFAMALRLLARWIYGVPEPLNLNRALNIFAKTMHWALYVLLLALPIMGFVFLQAGGKEVHFFGWVWPELITPNLAIKKIFKEAHEWLGNALYFLIGIHAASALWHHYILKDATLRRMLNKIKTSN
- a CDS encoding alpha-hydroxy acid oxidase encodes the protein MPIITNIEDLRVLHQKRTPKMFYDYADSGSWTESTYRANESDFQKIKLRQRVAVDMTNRTTKTTMVGQEVAMPVALAPTGLTGMQHADGEILAAKAAEKFGVPFCLSTMSICSIEDVAERTTKPFWFQLYVMKDRGFIERLIERAKAAKCSALVLTLDLQILGQRHKDLKNGLSAPPKLTIANMINMATKPRWCLGMAMTPRRTFRNIVGHATGVGNMSSLSSWTAEQFDPGLNWGDVEWIKKLWGGKLIIKGILDEGDARLAANSGADALIVSNHGGRQLDGAISSIKALPGIVDAVGKDIEVWMDGGIRSGQDVLKAWALGARGTMIGRPFLYGLGAMGEAGVTKCLELIHNEMDITMAFTGHRDIQNVTKDILYPGTF